A window from Primulina huaijiensis isolate GDHJ02 chromosome 11, ASM1229523v2, whole genome shotgun sequence encodes these proteins:
- the LOC140987586 gene encoding wax ester synthase/diacylglycerol acyltransferase 4-like, translating to MQQVTDKGVKKWKKVDVNLEEHVTVPNLPSDMSIDFYDEFFTNYLSKLAMEEFLPNRPLWEIHIFKYPTKNSAGNVIFKLHHSLGDGYSLMGALLSCLQRVDNPLLPLTFPSRKSTSKDHGTGRGYGFLRCVPKFFSGLTYTVYDFGWNIFKSNLIQDEVSPIRSGVDGVEFRPIVTCTTTFSIDRMRHIKTKLNVTLNDVITGIITYGTRLYMQKTSKEYGEAKCTSLVLFNTRAIGGYQSVNEMIKPGSETPWGNRFAFLLVSIPKLTKKDESDSPLIFIKKAHKLIKRQKNSAAVHLTGQLLNLIRKIRGPEATAEYIHGTLKNTSMAISNVIGPVEQMALVGQPVKGMYFAVAGPPQSLSVTLVSYVGTLRIAMTMEKDFMDPNKFKSCIEYAFESIYSAALDSP from the exons ATGCAACAGGTTACAGATAAAGGAGTGAAGAAATGGAAAAAAGTTGATGTTAATCTCGAAGAGCACGTAACTGTGCCGAATTTGCCGAGTGATATGTCAATTGATTTCTACGACGAATTCTTCACCAATTACCTGTCAAAGCTAGCGATGGAAGAGTTCCTACCAAACAGGCCCTTGTGGGAAATTCACATATTCAAATACCCAACCAAAAACTCAGCTGGGAATGTAATTTTCAAGCTTCACCATTCACTAGGTGACGGCTACTCTTTAATGGGAGCCCTTTTATCTTGTCTACAAAGAGTGGACAACCCTTTGTTGCCATTAACATTTCCTTCACGTAAATCGACCTCGAAGGATCACGGTACTGGTCGAGGCTACGGATTTTTACGATGTGTCCCCAAATTCTTTTCGGGGTTGACATACACGGTTTATGATTTTGGATGGAACATCTTCAAGAGTAATTTGATTCAAGACGAAGTATCTCCTATCAGATCCGGTGTCGATGGAGTCGAATTTCGACCTATTGTTACATGTACAACGACATTTTCCATCGATCGTATGAGACATATCAAGACCAAACTTAATGTG ACGCTTAATGATGTGATTACGGGAATAATCACATATGGGACCCGTCTATACATGCAAAAGACAAGTAAAGAATATGGCGAAGCAAAATGTACATCACTCGTGTTATTCAACACAAGGGCCATCGGGGGCTACCAGTCAGTGAACGAAATGATCAAGCCTGGATCAGAAACGCCCTGGGGGAATCGTTTCGCGTTCTTGCTAGTTTCCATACCGAAATTGACGAAAAAAGACGAATCGGATAGTCCTCTAATATTTATCAAGAAAGCACATAAATTGATCAAGAGACAAAAGAACTCTGCTGCGGTTCATTTAACTGGCCAGTTGCTCAATCTCATCAGAAAGATCCGAGGCCCCGAG GCAACAGCTGAATACATCCATGGAACGTTAAAGAACACAAGTATGGCAATTTCCAATGTGATAGGGCCTGTGGAACAAATGGCCTTGGTTGGCCAGCCAGTTAAAGGGATGTACTTCGCCGTGGCGGGGCCGCCTCAG AGCTTGTCGGTGACACTGGTGAGTTATGTGGGGACTCTGAGAATTGCAATGACAATGGAGAAAGATTTCATGGATCCAAATAAGTTCAAATCGTGTATAGAATACGCGTTTGAATCGATCTACAGCGCTGCGCTTGACTCTCCGTAA
- the LOC140987585 gene encoding wax ester synthase/diacylglycerol acyltransferase 4-like, with product MSVKNMECFHEEEETLEPMSPSAQYLKSSALSLSILGVMEFELPIDDSMTMQLLRDVFLPVNPRFSSIMVTDKGVKKWKKVDVNLEEHVTVPNLPSDMSIDFYDEFFTNYLSKLAMEEFLPNRPLWEIHIFKYPTKNSAGNVIFKLHHSLGDGYSLMGALLSCLQRVDNPLLPLTFPSRKSTSKDHGTGRGYGFLRCVPKFFSGLTYTVYDFGWNIFKSNLIQDEVSPIRSGVDGVEFRPIVTCTTTFSIDRMRHIKTKLNVTLNDVITGIITYGTRLYMQKTSKEYGEAKCTSLVLFNTRAIGGYQSVNEMIKPGSETPWGNRFAFLLVSIPKLTKKDESDSPLIFIKKAHKLIKRQKNSAAVHLTGQLLNLIRKIRGPEATAEYIHGTLKNTSMAISNVIGPVEQMALVGQPVKGMYFAVAGPPQSLSVTLVSYVGTLRIAMTMEKDFMDPNKFKSCIEYAFESIYSAALDSP from the exons ATGTCGGTGAAGAATATGGAGTGCTTTCATGAGGAGGAGGAAACATTGGAACCAATGAGCCCAAGTGCGCAATACTTGAAAAGCTCGGCGTTGTCTCTGTCGATTCTTGGGGTTATGGAGTTCGAGTTGCCCATTGATGACTCCATGACCATGCAGCTTCTGAGAGATGTGTTTTTGCCCGTTAATCCAAGGTTTTCTTCGATCATG GTTACAGATAAAGGAGTGAAGAAATGGAAAAAAGTTGATGTTAATCTCGAAGAGCACGTAACTGTGCCGAATTTGCCGAGTGATATGTCAATTGATTTCTACGACGAATTCTTCACCAATTACCTGTCAAAGCTAGCGATGGAAGAGTTCCTACCAAACAGGCCCTTGTGGGAAATTCACATATTCAAATACCCAACCAAAAACTCAGCTGGGAATGTAATTTTCAAGCTTCACCATTCACTAGGTGACGGCTACTCTTTAATGGGAGCCCTTTTATCTTGTCTACAAAGAGTGGACAACCCTTTGTTGCCATTAACATTTCCTTCACGTAAATCGACCTCGAAGGATCACGGTACTGGTCGAGGCTACGGATTTTTACGATGTGTCCCCAAATTCTTTTCGGGGTTGACATACACGGTTTATGATTTTGGATGGAACATCTTCAAGAGTAATTTGATTCAAGACGAAGTATCTCCTATCAGATCCGGTGTCGATGGAGTCGAATTTCGACCTATTGTTACATGTACAACGACATTTTCCATCGATCGTATGAGACATATCAAGACCAAACTTAATGTG ACGCTTAATGATGTGATTACGGGAATAATCACATATGGGACCCGTCTATACATGCAAAAGACAAGTAAAGAATATGGCGAAGCAAAATGTACATCACTCGTGTTATTCAACACAAGGGCCATCGGGGGCTACCAGTCAGTGAACGAAATGATCAAGCCTGGATCAGAAACGCCCTGGGGGAATCGTTTCGCGTTCTTGCTAGTTTCCATACCGAAATTGACGAAAAAAGACGAATCGGATAGTCCTCTAATATTTATCAAGAAAGCACATAAATTGATCAAGAGACAAAAGAACTCTGCTGCGGTTCATTTAACTGGCCAGTTGCTCAATCTCATCAGAAAGATCCGAGGCCCCGAG GCAACAGCTGAATACATCCATGGAACGTTAAAGAACACAAGTATGGCAATTTCCAATGTGATAGGGCCTGTGGAACAAATGGCCTTGGTTGGCCAGCCAGTTAAAGGGATGTACTTCGCCGTGGCGGGGCCGCCTCAG AGCTTGTCGGTGACACTGGTGAGTTATGTGGGGACTCTGAGAATTGCAATGACAATGGAGAAAGATTTCATGGATCCAAATAAGTTCAAATCGTGTATAGAATACGCGTTTGAATCGATCTACAGCGCTGCGCTTGACTCTCCGTAA